A region from the Desulfurobacterium pacificum genome encodes:
- the flgB gene encoding flagellar basal body rod protein FlgB produces the protein MKGVFGEVDFLEKWSSFYFDRSKVIQSNIANVDTPFYKPKDLVFERELERSIPLKKTDPKHIDPSAEEKLKEVEVQDVSGYDGNKVNLDKELGKLAETAIMVRTLNEIIRKEMGKLKLSIQGR, from the coding sequence ATGAAAGGGGTGTTTGGGGAGGTGGATTTTTTAGAAAAGTGGTCTTCTTTTTATTTTGATAGGTCTAAGGTTATACAGAGTAATATTGCTAATGTTGATACACCTTTTTATAAACCCAAAGATTTGGTCTTTGAGAGAGAACTTGAGCGTTCTATCCCTCTTAAAAAAACAGACCCGAAACATATTGACCCTTCTGCTGAGGAAAAATTGAAAGAAGTTGAAGTTCAAGATGTTAGCGGTTATGATGGGAATAAAGTTAATTTAGATAAAGAACTGGGAAAGTTGGCTGAGACTGCAATAATGGTAAGGACTTTAAATGAAATTATTCGTAAAGAGATGGGAAAGCTTAAGCTGAGCATTCAAGGGAGGTAG
- the fliE gene encoding flagellar hook-basal body complex protein FliE, with the protein MKVGFEVKAPAVLSLGEKREDRDKGFVEVFEDFLKDVNNDQLEARAVEKELASGKVENLQQAIYTIEKADISLRLLVEIRNKAVESYQEIMRMQV; encoded by the coding sequence ATGAAAGTTGGTTTTGAAGTGAAGGCTCCTGCTGTTTTGAGTTTGGGTGAGAAGAGAGAGGATAGAGATAAGGGATTTGTTGAGGTTTTTGAGGATTTTCTTAAAGATGTAAACAACGACCAGTTAGAAGCAAGAGCTGTAGAAAAAGAGTTGGCATCGGGGAAAGTGGAGAACTTGCAGCAGGCTATATACACCATTGAGAAAGCTGATATTTCTCTTCGTTTACTTGTTGAAATAAGGAATAAAGCTGTTGAGAGTTATCAAGAAATAATGAGAATGCAGGTTTAA
- the flgC gene encoding flagellar basal body rod protein FlgC — MIFKGLEISLTGMIAQRVRMDIHSSNLANANSLDENGQPYRRKIPIFEAVLQKEGNLSFYEVRVKEITEDPSPFKMKYDPTNPLADKNGYVKLPNVDPLKEMVDMMSAMRSYEANLTAFNTCKNEILNTVDILKA, encoded by the coding sequence GTGATATTTAAAGGGCTTGAGATATCCCTTACAGGTATGATAGCTCAAAGGGTTAGGATGGATATTCATTCCAGTAACCTTGCAAATGCGAATTCCCTTGATGAAAACGGACAGCCGTACAGACGAAAAATACCTATTTTTGAGGCTGTTTTGCAGAAAGAGGGTAATCTATCCTTTTATGAAGTTAGGGTAAAGGAAATAACAGAAGACCCATCTCCGTTCAAAATGAAGTATGACCCTACAAATCCTCTAGCAGATAAGAACGGATACGTTAAGCTTCCTAACGTTGACCCGCTAAAGGAGATGGTTGATATGATGTCTGCAATGAGGAGTTACGAAGCTAACCTTACTGCTTTCAATACTTGCAAGAACGAGATTTTGAATACCGTGGATATACTCAAAGCTTAA